One genomic segment of Macaca fascicularis isolate 582-1 chromosome 19, T2T-MFA8v1.1 includes these proteins:
- the CYP4F8 gene encoding cytochrome P450 4F8, producing MSLLSLSWLGLGPVAASPWLLLLLVGASWLLACILMWTYTFYDNCRRLRCFPQPPKQNWFLGHLGLVTPTEEGLRVLTQLVATYPQGFVKWMGPIFPVINLYHPDTIRSVINTSDAITDKDVVFYKMLKPWLGDGLLLSAGDKWRHHRRMLTPAFRFNILKPYIKIFNKSTNIMHAKWQRLALEGSTRLDMFEHISLMALDSLQKCIFSIDSHCQEKTSEYIAAIMEISALIVKRNHKFFLYKDFLYFLTPCGRRFLRACRLVHDFTDAVIQERRRTLPSQGVDDFLQAKAKSKTLDFIDVLLLSKDKNGKELSDEDIRAEADTFMFGGHDTTASGLSWVLYNLARHPEYQERCRQEVQELLKDREPKEIEWDDLAQLPFLTMCLKESLRLYPPVPTITRGCTQDVVLPDSRVIPKGNICSINIFAMHHNPSVWPDPEVYDPFRFDPENIQKRSPMAFIPFSAGPRNCIGQSFAMAEIKVVLALTLLRFRILPDHREPRRTPEIILRAEDGLWLRVEPLG from the exons ATGTCACTGCTGAGCCTGTCCTGGCTGGGCCTCGGGCCGGTGGCAGCATCCCCATGGCTGCTCCTGCTGCTGGTCGGGGCCTCCTGGCTCCTGGCCTGCATCCTAATGTGGACCTACACCTTCTACGACAACTGCCGCCGCCTCCGGTGTTTCCCGCAGCCCCCAAAACAGAACTGGTTCTTGGGTCACCTGGGCCTG GTGACCCCTACGGAGGAGGGCTTGAGGGTCCTGACCCAGTTGGTGGCCACCTACCCCCAGGGCTTTGTGAAGTGGATGGGCCCCATTTTTCCCGTCATCAACTTGTACCACCCCGACACCATCCGATCTGTCATCAATACCTCAG ATGCCATTACAGACAAGGACGTAGTCTTCTATAAGATGCTGAAGCCCTGGCTGG GGGATGGGCTCTTGTTAAGTGCTGGTGACAAGTGGAGACACCACCGTCGCATGCTGACACCTGCCTTCCGTTTCAACATCCTGAAGCCCTATATAAAGATTTTCAACAAGAGTACGAACATCATGCAT GCCAAATGGCAACGCCTGGCCCTGGAGGGCAGCACCCGTCTGGACATGTTTGAGCACATCAGCCTTATGGCCCTGGACAGTCTGCAGAAATGCATCTTCAGCATTGACAGCCATTGTCAGGA GAAGACCAGTGAATATATTGCCGCGATCATGGAGATCAGTGCCCTTATAGTGAAACGGAATCACAAGTTCTTCCTGTACAAGGACTTCCTGTACTTCCTCACTCCCTGTGGACGACGCTTCCTCAGGGCCTGCCGACTGGTGCACGACTTCACAGATGCCGTCATCCAGGAGCGGCGCCGCACCCTCCCTAGCCAGGGTGTTGATGACTTCCTGCAGGCCAAGGCCAAATCCAAGACTTTGGACTTCATCGATGTGCTCCTGCTGAGCAAG GATAAAAATGGGAAAGAGTTGTCAGATGAGGACATAAGAGCAGAAGCTGACACTTTCATGTTTGGAG GCCATGACACTACGGCCAGTGGCCTCTCCTGGGTCTTGTACAACCTCGCGAGGCACCCAGAATACCAAGAACGCTGCCGGCAGGAGgtacaagagcttctgaaggacCGTGAGCCTAAAGAGATTGAATG GGACGACCTGGCCCAGTTGCCCTTCCTGACCATGTGCCTGAAGGAAAGCCTGCGGTTGTATCCCCCAGTCCCCACAATCACCCGTGGCTGCACCCAGGACGTGGTGCTCCCAGACAGCCGGGTCATCCCCAAAG GGAACATCTGTAGCATCAACATCTTCGCAATGCATCACAACCCCTCAGTCTGGCCAGACCCTGAG GTCTATGACCCCTTCCGCTTCGACCCAGAAAACATCCAGAAGAGGTCACCTATggcttttattcctttctcagCAGGGCCCAG GAACTGCATCGGGCAGTCGTTCGCGATGGCAGAGATTAAGGTGGTCCTGGCGCTCACACTGCTGCGCTTCCGCATCCTGCCCGACCACAGGGAGCCACGCAGGACGCCGGAGATTATTTTGCGTGCAGAGGATGGACTTTGGTTGCGAGTAGAGCCCCTGGGCTGA